A section of the Clostridium omnivorum genome encodes:
- a CDS encoding flavodoxin domain-containing protein, with product MKTVIIYKSKTGFTKKYAQWIAEALSADVFDATKVDIDMIKQYDNIIYGGSLYAAGITGLKFITKNFDKLKDKKLVIFATGASPSSQRVIDEVVSKNFTSEQQKYIKFFYFRGGFDYKKLNFFDKFLMNLLKLKIKSKAKDKLTKDEIGMLSIYDRPTDFSLRKNIDVIVSYLQG from the coding sequence ATGAAAACCGTAATTATTTATAAATCTAAAACTGGTTTTACAAAAAAATATGCTCAATGGATTGCAGAGGCTCTATCAGCAGATGTTTTTGATGCAACTAAGGTTGATATAGACATGATAAAGCAATATGATAACATAATTTATGGCGGAAGTTTATATGCAGCAGGAATCACTGGACTTAAATTTATTACGAAAAACTTTGATAAGCTAAAAGACAAAAAATTAGTTATATTTGCGACTGGTGCCTCTCCATCAAGTCAGCGTGTAATAGATGAAGTCGTAAGCAAAAATTTCACCTCAGAGCAGCAAAAATATATTAAATTTTTTTATTTTAGAGGCGGATTTGATTATAAAAAATTAAATTTCTTTGATAAATTTCTAATGAACTTATTGAAATTGAAAATAAAAAGTAAAGCTAAAGATAAATTAACAAAGGATGAAATAGGTATGCTGTCCATATATGATAGACCTACGGATTTTTCATTAAGGAAAAATATAGATGTAATAGTTAGTTACCTACAAGGATAG
- a CDS encoding DUF5694 domain-containing protein, protein MEKKTKVLILGTYHFGNGGEHLINIDAGEIASDKIQSEILEVVEKLLKFKPTKIAVEARESKAKELNEVYSEYCLNKTYVENKLISHRNEIVQLAFRLGQKLNHDKIYPVDYPVDLPDNHFEYAKNICPELYNEFMNEISEYGTYVSNYMDSHTVCENLRYLNNPDRISKEHSSLYLHLAQVGAGDTYYGVDMLTEWYRRNLYILGNLQRIAKPSDKILVIYGAGHCKILQDFVKEYNKFEFIDALDYL, encoded by the coding sequence ATGGAGAAAAAAACAAAAGTACTTATATTAGGTACTTATCACTTTGGTAATGGGGGCGAACATTTAATAAATATTGATGCAGGAGAAATTGCTTCTGATAAAATACAAAGTGAAATTTTAGAAGTAGTAGAGAAATTGCTAAAGTTTAAACCAACTAAAATTGCTGTTGAAGCAAGGGAGTCAAAAGCTAAAGAATTAAATGAAGTGTATTCAGAATACTGCTTAAACAAAACTTATGTAGAAAATAAATTAATAAGTCATAGAAATGAAATAGTACAATTAGCCTTTAGACTAGGACAAAAGTTAAATCATGATAAAATTTACCCAGTAGATTATCCAGTAGATCTTCCTGATAATCATTTTGAATATGCTAAAAATATTTGTCCAGAATTGTATAATGAATTTATGAATGAGATTAGTGAATATGGCACATACGTTAGTAACTACATGGATAGTCATACAGTTTGTGAAAACTTGAGATATTTAAATAATCCTGATCGTATTTCAAAAGAGCATAGCAGCCTATATCTGCATTTAGCTCAAGTAGGAGCTGGTGATACTTACTATGGAGTAGATATGCTTACAGAATGGTATAGAAGAAACCTATATATTTTGGGAAATCTACAGAGAATAGCAAAGCCTAGTGATAAAATACTAGTAATTTATGGTGCTGGTCATTGCAAGATCCTTCAAGATTTTGTTAAAGAGTACAATAAATTTGAATTTATAGATGCTTTAGATTATTTATAA
- a CDS encoding phosphotransferase family protein, translating to MNKYIKIIKEKNPSLIIEKYRFNTEGQNNDIVIVNDNTVFKFPKYLEGIKKMKIEIDILNILKKHSTLDIPEYNYKNLDSFHTGHVYGGYRMIKGVSLRQNVYHNVVRKEIISKQLATFLRELHSIPIEEFYDHEIKFTDTYSEWTNFYDKIETKLFKFMRKEAKDTISKNFDSFLNHDLDFDETIIHGDFGPTNIIFDPNLQTISGIIDFNDVSIGDPATDIASLIGPFGYGEDFVKSFEPFYPKVDDLLDRARFYASTFALQEAMFGLEVGDEAAFNSGIKQYI from the coding sequence ATGAATAAATATATTAAAATAATAAAAGAAAAAAATCCAAGCTTAATAATAGAAAAATATCGGTTTAATACTGAAGGACAAAATAACGATATTGTTATTGTGAATGATAATACTGTTTTCAAATTTCCAAAGTATTTAGAAGGTATTAAAAAAATGAAGATAGAGATTGATATTCTAAATATATTAAAGAAACACAGTACCTTAGATATTCCAGAATATAATTACAAAAACTTAGATTCTTTTCATACTGGACATGTATATGGTGGATATAGGATGATTAAAGGGGTTAGTCTTAGACAGAATGTATATCATAATGTTGTTCGAAAAGAAATTATCTCTAAACAGTTAGCTACATTTTTAAGAGAATTGCATAGTATACCAATCGAAGAATTTTATGATCATGAAATAAAATTTACGGATACTTATAGTGAGTGGACAAATTTTTATGATAAGATAGAAACAAAATTATTTAAATTTATGAGAAAAGAAGCAAAAGACACAATTAGCAAAAACTTCGATAGCTTTTTAAACCATGATTTAGATTTTGATGAAACTATAATACATGGAGATTTTGGACCAACTAATATTATATTTGATCCTAATTTACAAACCATAAGTGGTATTATTGATTTCAATGATGTATCTATTGGAGATCCTGCAACTGATATTGCTTCTCTAATAGGACCATTTGGGTATGGAGAAGATTTTGTTAAATCCTTTGAACCTTTTTATCCAAAAGTAGATGATTTATTGGATCGAGCTAGATTTTATGCAAGTACATTTGCCTTACAGGAAGCAATGTTTGGACTAGAAGTAGGTGATGAGGCAGCATTTAACTCAGGTATAAAACAATATATATAA
- a CDS encoding FAD:protein FMN transferase, whose protein sequence is MIIILFKKDAINTSNEKSFYSLGTINRIVAYGKDSEGALYKAYKRVLEIDDRVSAFKDDSDIAKINRCAGQEVQKVNADTFNLLKCSLEFSSLSNGAFDITIRPLTKLWDIGKKQNYIPPKEEIEQVLPLINYRDLVLDEKNCTAYLNKKGQAIDLGGIAKGYAADEVKRILLENKIDSALINLGGNIVTVGNNQGNTPWRIGIQNPLAVRGQYIGSILSTNQTIVTSGSNEQFFIKDGIRYHHILSPLTGYPVNKGVLSITAICECSRDADALTTALFVTGIDNVKSLLSKANAQAIFIMNNGDIFMTEGLRNTFERSFK, encoded by the coding sequence GTGATTATTATATTATTTAAAAAAGATGCTATTAATACTAGTAATGAAAAAAGCTTTTATTCCCTTGGAACTATTAATAGAATAGTCGCTTATGGCAAAGATAGTGAAGGAGCGCTATATAAAGCATATAAAAGAGTGTTAGAAATTGATGATAGAGTGTCAGCTTTTAAAGATGATAGTGATATTGCAAAAATAAACAGATGTGCAGGACAAGAAGTTCAAAAGGTAAATGCAGACACCTTTAATTTGCTTAAATGTTCATTAGAATTCTCAAGCCTTTCAAATGGGGCTTTTGATATAACTATTCGTCCATTAACTAAACTTTGGGATATAGGAAAAAAACAGAATTACATACCTCCAAAGGAAGAAATTGAACAAGTATTACCTCTAATTAATTACAGGGACTTAGTTCTTGATGAAAAAAACTGTACAGCTTACTTAAATAAAAAAGGGCAAGCTATTGATTTAGGTGGTATAGCTAAAGGATATGCTGCAGATGAAGTTAAACGAATTTTATTAGAGAATAAAATAGACAGTGCTTTGATTAATCTTGGAGGAAATATTGTTACTGTTGGTAATAACCAAGGTAATACCCCTTGGAGAATAGGAATTCAAAATCCATTAGCAGTCAGAGGACAATATATTGGATCAATACTTTCAACTAATCAAACAATTGTGACTTCAGGAAGTAATGAACAGTTTTTTATCAAGGATGGTATTCGCTACCATCATATTTTAAGTCCACTTACAGGATATCCTGTTAATAAAGGAGTTTTAAGTATAACTGCAATATGTGAATGTTCAAGGGATGCAGATGCATTAACAACTGCATTATTTGTAACGGGTATAGATAATGTTAAATCTCTTTTATCAAAGGCAAACGCTCAAGCAATATTTATTATGAATAATGGTGATATATTTATGACAGAAGGACTTAGGAATACTTTCGAGAGGAGTTTTAAATAA